The Streptomyces europaeiscabiei genome window below encodes:
- a CDS encoding DUF2690 domain-containing protein, which produces MLELNRSGRRKTSAMAFAAAGCATVLTLQSASAAHAASPYDGADPAATGCSSNAKTLASAPLYLPNTTSQVGTIEMRYSNTCLTQWIRVHSSVTKCSPHACRNDAQVTRPAGADGPALTVGRGNVAAGEPYQWSLMVYTPQHPLLRNRQRRHRRQHGLSVRRVGAPGSAAERRGSRAPRTHMS; this is translated from the coding sequence ATGCTCGAGCTCAACAGAAGTGGTCGCCGCAAGACGTCGGCGATGGCGTTCGCCGCAGCCGGCTGCGCGACAGTTCTCACGTTGCAGAGTGCCTCCGCCGCCCATGCCGCCAGCCCCTATGACGGTGCGGACCCAGCCGCCACCGGCTGCTCCTCGAACGCCAAGACCCTCGCCTCCGCGCCTCTCTATCTGCCCAACACGACCAGTCAGGTCGGCACCATCGAGATGCGCTACAGCAACACCTGCCTGACCCAATGGATCCGCGTCCACTCCAGCGTCACCAAGTGCAGCCCCCACGCCTGTCGCAACGACGCGCAGGTCACCCGCCCCGCCGGGGCGGACGGCCCGGCCCTGACCGTGGGCCGCGGCAACGTGGCCGCAGGTGAGCCCTATCAGTGGAGCCTGATGGTCTACACCCCCCAACACCCGCTCCTGCGGAACCGGCAGCGCCGACACAGGCGTCAACACGGCCTATCCGTACGGCGAGTGGGCGCGCCAGGATCTGCGGCTGAGCGCCGAGGAAGCCGCGCACCACGAACACACATGTCCTGA
- a CDS encoding NADPH-dependent F420 reductase, with protein MRIGVLGTGSMADALATHWVRAGHEVTIGGRNAHRAQRLAMRVGGGAKPASLRAAAEFGQVVLAALPFGAGADVARELRAALEGKVLLDCSNPVGPGFRLLTEGGPSAAQQLAAAAPEAHVVKAFNLCHEDVWRMRPPVFDGRPLAVPVCGDDETALARVNELVRDVGCEPVAGGSLERAGLVEATAALFIALWVGEGADAQAIAPPLAYVAGPSNQESEGGTGAFR; from the coding sequence ATGAGAATCGGCGTACTGGGAACGGGCAGCATGGCCGACGCGCTCGCCACCCACTGGGTGCGGGCCGGGCACGAGGTGACCATCGGGGGACGGAACGCACACAGGGCGCAGCGGCTCGCGATGCGCGTCGGAGGCGGCGCGAAGCCTGCCAGTCTGCGCGCGGCGGCCGAGTTCGGTCAGGTGGTGCTGGCCGCGCTGCCCTTCGGGGCTGGAGCAGACGTGGCACGGGAGCTGCGCGCGGCCCTGGAGGGCAAGGTGCTGCTCGACTGCTCCAACCCGGTCGGGCCAGGCTTCCGGCTGCTGACGGAAGGAGGCCCCTCGGCCGCGCAGCAACTGGCCGCCGCGGCACCGGAAGCCCACGTGGTCAAGGCTTTCAACCTCTGCCACGAGGACGTGTGGCGCATGCGGCCGCCTGTCTTCGATGGGAGGCCGCTGGCCGTGCCGGTCTGCGGGGATGACGAGACGGCCCTCGCACGGGTGAACGAGTTGGTGCGGGACGTGGGCTGTGAACCCGTGGCCGGCGGCAGTCTCGAACGTGCGGGACTCGTGGAAGCGACCGCCGCACTGTTCATCGCGCTGTGGGTCGGCGAGGGAGCGGATGCCCAGGCAATCGCCCCTCCGCTGGCATACGTGGCCGGACCGAGCAACCAGGAATCGGAAGGCGGCACGGGGGCTTTCCGCTAG